In Paenibacillus guangzhouensis, a single window of DNA contains:
- a CDS encoding glycosyltransferase family 2 protein, with protein sequence MTTRSGYRYKKKGISIITCTKRPHHLKNIFKNFNRQRWVNKELIIILNNDKLDIKAYRKMAQGYSNVSVYQLSENTSLGACLNYAVRQSKYRTIAKFDDDDYYAPSYLTGSMLAMKKSGADIVGKRACYTWLKGNRKLILRFPSYERRYVSILPGATLVFKKKVFKKVKFPNRSIGEDDKFCQDSRARGYRVYSASKYNFAAIREKNSLGHTWVISDRQLLSADVKVIRGVRNYKKYVTRHMSKATLSSHGTRLYE encoded by the coding sequence GTGACAACCCGAAGTGGTTATCGGTACAAAAAGAAGGGCATTTCTATTATTACTTGTACCAAACGCCCCCACCACCTGAAGAACATATTCAAAAATTTCAATAGACAGCGTTGGGTGAATAAAGAACTCATCATTATTCTGAATAATGACAAATTGGACATTAAAGCGTATCGGAAAATGGCTCAAGGCTATAGCAACGTATCTGTATATCAATTGTCTGAGAACACCTCGTTAGGCGCTTGCTTGAACTATGCGGTCCGTCAATCGAAATATCGGACGATCGCGAAGTTCGATGATGACGATTATTATGCGCCAAGCTACCTAACCGGTTCGATGCTGGCGATGAAGAAGAGCGGAGCTGACATCGTAGGCAAACGCGCATGCTATACGTGGCTCAAAGGGAATCGGAAGCTGATTCTTCGTTTTCCGAGCTATGAACGCAGATACGTATCGATCCTACCGGGTGCGACGTTGGTCTTTAAGAAGAAGGTATTCAAGAAGGTGAAATTCCCGAATCGCAGCATCGGGGAGGATGATAAATTCTGTCAAGACAGCAGAGCAAGGGGGTACCGCGTCTACTCTGCGAGCAAATATAATTTTGCAGCGATCCGAGAGAAAAATTCATTGGGACATACATGGGTGATTAGTGACCGACAGTTATTATCTGCGGATGTCAAAGTGATTCGCGGCGTACGCAACTATAAGAAATACGTCACCCGTCACATGAGTAAGGCTACACTATCGTCTCATGGTACTCGCTTGTATGAATGA
- a CDS encoding chitosanase has protein sequence MNRMLTTAMIVMLMTGCTAYTTPKEAPSKVKIYSDASISATLSSAQKLRAEKLISLFENGVTTIQYGYAKNLHDGRGFTCGRAGFTTGTGDAYEVINRYTKRVPSNKLASYLPELKRLNSARNKADVSRLAGFDRAWKSLGRDATFRAVQDEVVDEWYYRPSASYASTAGLKLPLSMAVLYDTIIQHGGGSDPDSLSALIKRTNAAVGGTPRQGVDEKIWLAKFLDVRRADLKNPSNRSTQQEWAQSVGRVDVFKSIAASNNYNLNAPIVIHTSEYHETIV, from the coding sequence ATGAATCGAATGCTAACCACAGCGATGATCGTCATGCTAATGACGGGATGTACAGCTTACACAACGCCCAAAGAAGCACCCTCCAAAGTAAAAATATATAGCGACGCCTCCATCTCAGCAACGCTATCCTCCGCACAGAAATTACGCGCCGAGAAACTGATCAGCCTATTCGAAAACGGTGTTACCACGATCCAATACGGCTATGCCAAGAACCTGCATGATGGCCGTGGCTTCACATGCGGCCGCGCTGGGTTCACGACAGGTACAGGCGATGCGTATGAGGTGATCAATCGATATACAAAGCGCGTTCCATCGAATAAACTAGCATCCTATTTGCCTGAATTGAAACGGTTAAACAGCGCTCGGAATAAAGCGGACGTATCTCGATTGGCCGGATTCGATCGAGCATGGAAATCTCTCGGCAGAGATGCCACATTCCGCGCCGTACAAGATGAAGTGGTTGATGAATGGTACTATCGTCCTTCCGCATCCTATGCGAGTACAGCAGGACTGAAGCTCCCGCTCTCCATGGCCGTGCTCTACGATACCATTATCCAGCATGGAGGAGGGAGCGACCCGGATAGCTTGTCCGCGCTAATAAAGCGCACCAATGCAGCAGTCGGAGGGACACCTCGGCAAGGCGTGGATGAGAAGATATGGCTCGCCAAATTTCTCGATGTACGCCGCGCAGACCTGAAGAACCCATCCAACCGCTCAACGCAGCAAGAATGGGCCCAATCCGTAGGTCGCGTCGATGTCTTCAAATCCATTGCAGCGAGCAATAATTATAACTTAAATGCACCGATCGTCATTCATACAAGCGAGTACCATGAGACGATAGTGTAG
- a CDS encoding carbohydrate ABC transporter permease: MHRNKSWSRKLFLVCNFFFLALISFLCLMPIIHILAISFSSGQAASAGKVLLWPVEFTTAAYENVFGKPEYLRAFWISIQRVVLGTTISMALTIITAYPLSKDSRQFRLRTFYAWVFVFTILFSGGLIPTYTTIKSLGMIDTIWALVLPGAVAVFNVILLLNFYRSLPKELEESSRIDGAGHFKTLWKIYVPLSLPALATTGLFTMVGHWNSWFDGMLYMNHTDNYPLQTFLQTVIVKLDFRFIKAENIELALKVSDRTSRAAQIFVAAFPILIVYPFMQRFFIKGIVMGSVKE; encoded by the coding sequence GTGCATCGTAACAAATCATGGTCCAGAAAGTTGTTCCTAGTATGCAACTTTTTCTTTTTGGCACTCATATCCTTTTTATGTCTTATGCCTATTATTCATATTCTAGCGATCTCATTCAGCTCCGGACAGGCGGCATCAGCCGGAAAAGTCCTGCTCTGGCCGGTTGAATTTACAACCGCTGCTTACGAGAACGTATTCGGCAAGCCGGAATATCTTCGTGCATTTTGGATCTCGATTCAACGTGTTGTTCTAGGGACAACAATCAGTATGGCGCTGACGATTATTACAGCGTATCCATTGTCCAAAGATTCCAGGCAGTTCCGGCTGCGTACATTCTACGCATGGGTATTCGTATTTACGATTCTATTCAGCGGAGGACTCATTCCGACGTATACGACGATTAAGTCTCTCGGCATGATCGATACGATCTGGGCGCTGGTTCTACCAGGAGCTGTCGCCGTATTCAACGTCATTTTGCTTCTCAATTTCTACCGCAGTCTGCCGAAGGAACTTGAGGAATCTTCGCGAATTGACGGCGCAGGACATTTCAAGACGTTATGGAAAATCTATGTCCCGTTGTCCTTACCTGCACTCGCAACGACAGGTTTGTTCACGATGGTAGGGCATTGGAATAGCTGGTTCGACGGGATGCTCTACATGAATCATACGGATAATTATCCGTTGCAGACCTTCTTGCAGACGGTTATTGTTAAATTAGATTTCCGTTTCATCAAAGCGGAAAATATCGAATTGGCACTCAAAGTGTCAGATCGTACGAGCCGGGCAGCACAGATTTTCGTCGCAGCATTCCCGATTCTCATCGTATATCCGTTCATGCAGAGGTTCTTCATTAAAGGAATTGTAATGGGGAGTGTCAAAGAATAG
- a CDS encoding extracellular solute-binding protein — protein MRRKSKALLILLFVLSMALTACGGTKEEAQKPAEPTKEQTQTTETPKENEVIEVSTVSQSDPYLKFDEGESFDKNAVYDQYEKDLGVKITNKWVADVTQFKEKLKMTIASNDIPDLMLVSATQLKELTEADMIMDITDVYDKNATDNTKKFLTMDGGMQMKTATIDGKLMGIPSSYNPYNFQYLYVRTDWLKKLNLPEPKTMQDVLTIAEAFKTKDPGGTGKPYGIAVSKEPFKIDTGVTGLRAFLNGYHAYENLWMEDASGNLVNSDIQPQVKDALKALQDMFKKGLIDPEFAVKDTEKEAELLYNNNVGLVFGASWTPAQLVKGAVKDGKVVQEWGAYPIPSIDGSPTLNQIGIGVDDYYVISKQAKHPEGVIRLLNQWIVVDNTMTPTDEQKIYLYGKDKKEKGNNYWLLSPLRVGKQLDNNGEILPKAIETKDPSILQTADQKGRYERAMKFIDGSDINMWWEPLISGPNGAVSHNPKILQNKEYLQNKFYGAPTPTMADRQEILLKKRDEIYFKIIMNQVSVDEFDKFVGEWKKLGGDDITKEVNEWYASHK, from the coding sequence ATGAGAAGAAAAAGCAAAGCACTCTTGATCTTATTGTTCGTCCTCAGTATGGCATTAACAGCATGCGGCGGTACGAAAGAAGAAGCGCAGAAGCCGGCGGAACCGACAAAGGAACAGACGCAAACAACGGAAACGCCGAAAGAAAATGAAGTGATCGAAGTATCTACCGTATCACAGAGTGACCCGTATTTGAAATTCGACGAAGGCGAGAGCTTCGACAAGAACGCCGTCTATGATCAGTACGAAAAAGACCTAGGCGTAAAAATCACGAATAAATGGGTAGCAGACGTCACGCAATTCAAAGAAAAATTGAAAATGACGATCGCATCCAACGATATTCCGGATCTCATGCTCGTGAGCGCGACACAGCTCAAAGAGCTGACAGAAGCAGACATGATCATGGATATCACGGATGTATACGACAAGAACGCAACGGACAATACGAAGAAGTTCCTGACGATGGACGGCGGCATGCAGATGAAGACCGCGACGATCGACGGAAAATTGATGGGAATTCCGAGCTCCTACAATCCGTACAATTTCCAATACTTGTACGTACGCACAGACTGGCTGAAGAAGTTGAATCTGCCAGAGCCGAAGACGATGCAAGACGTGCTTACGATCGCTGAAGCCTTCAAGACGAAAGACCCAGGCGGCACTGGCAAGCCTTACGGTATCGCCGTCAGCAAGGAACCATTCAAAATCGATACAGGTGTAACGGGTCTTCGCGCATTCCTTAACGGTTACCACGCTTATGAAAATCTATGGATGGAAGATGCGAGCGGCAATCTCGTGAACAGTGACATCCAGCCGCAAGTGAAGGATGCGCTCAAAGCGCTTCAAGATATGTTCAAGAAAGGTTTAATCGATCCTGAATTCGCCGTTAAAGATACCGAAAAAGAAGCAGAGCTTCTTTACAACAACAATGTAGGTCTTGTATTTGGTGCATCCTGGACGCCTGCACAGCTGGTGAAGGGCGCGGTCAAAGATGGTAAAGTCGTGCAAGAGTGGGGCGCATACCCTATTCCTTCCATCGATGGCAGCCCAACATTGAACCAAATCGGTATTGGTGTAGATGATTATTATGTTATTTCCAAACAAGCAAAGCATCCGGAAGGCGTAATCAGATTGCTGAACCAATGGATTGTCGTGGATAATACGATGACTCCGACAGATGAGCAAAAAATCTATTTGTATGGTAAAGACAAGAAAGAAAAAGGCAATAACTACTGGCTGCTTAGCCCACTTCGCGTTGGTAAACAGCTGGATAACAACGGCGAGATTCTGCCGAAAGCGATTGAGACGAAAGATCCTAGCATTCTTCAAACTGCAGATCAGAAGGGTCGTTATGAACGTGCGATGAAATTTATCGATGGCAGCGATATCAATATGTGGTGGGAACCTCTGATTTCGGGTCCGAACGGCGCAGTATCGCATAACCCGAAAATCCTGCAAAACAAAGAGTACCTGCAAAACAAATTCTACGGTGCACCTACGCCTACGATGGCGGATCGCCAAGAAATTTTGCTCAAGAAACGTGATGAAATCTACTTCAAAATCATTATGAACCAAGTGTCCGTTGATGAATTCGATAAGTTCGTCGGCGAATGGAAGAAGCTTGGCGGCGATGACATTACCAAAGAAGTGAACGAGTGGTACGCAAGCCACAAATAA
- a CDS encoding polysaccharide deacetylase family protein, translating into MNVRSQIKPGIKRIQRHKPSAIRSSSNPRIAYLTFDDGPNEYTEQILDVLKAYDASATFFMLKPHILQHANTAMRIVREGHAVGLHGVTHRAELFYASKESVIEEFNDTRYTLRAVTGKDTQLVRTPYGSILHMKPSYFDEVERWGYLLWDWNVDSRDWKYRDDRSVRAVKRRVRALRRSGKDPVILMHDRPETAELLKDIIAYLYEHGYRLNKLDETLKPVRLKSI; encoded by the coding sequence ATGAACGTAAGGAGCCAGATAAAACCAGGGATCAAGCGGATACAACGCCATAAACCATCGGCAATCCGTTCTAGCAGTAATCCTAGAATCGCCTATCTTACCTTTGATGATGGCCCGAATGAATACACCGAACAAATTCTTGATGTATTGAAGGCCTATGATGCGAGCGCCACCTTCTTCATGCTCAAGCCTCATATCCTTCAACATGCGAACACGGCTATGCGCATCGTTCGTGAAGGGCATGCGGTAGGGCTGCATGGCGTGACCCATCGAGCGGAGCTCTTCTATGCATCGAAGGAATCCGTCATTGAAGAATTTAATGACACGCGGTACACGCTTCGTGCGGTAACCGGCAAAGACACGCAGCTCGTACGCACGCCCTACGGCAGCATCCTACATATGAAGCCTTCCTACTTCGATGAGGTGGAGCGCTGGGGCTACCTGCTATGGGACTGGAATGTCGATAGTCGAGACTGGAAATATCGTGATGATCGTTCCGTTCGGGCTGTGAAGAGACGTGTTCGAGCACTTCGCCGGAGCGGCAAGGATCCTGTGATTCTGATGCACGATCGCCCCGAGACGGCAGAGCTGCTCAAGGATATCATTGCATATCTTTACGAACACGGCTATCGTCTGAATAAATTAGATGAGACGTTGAAGCCCGTCCGATTGAAATCCATATGA
- a CDS encoding LLM class flavin-dependent oxidoreductase — translation MNMKDNGVEPTFEFGLYTLGDLSPDIQTGKPIHPAQRLRDIVEAAKLADEAGIDVFGVGEHHRLDFALSSPPVVLAAIAQATKHIRLTSATTVLSTADPVRVFEDFATLDLLSNGRAEIISGRGAFLESFPLFGYAREDYHALFQENLTLLQELNRQAKVTWKGAFRSDLEGAEIAPRPVQPEIPLWIGVGGTPASAALAGTYGTGMALAILGGDPSKLQHIVETYRQAGEKAGHDPRHLQVGITSHGYIAKTTEQAMSEFYPYYANYTAQFNGNRLESTTLTREAFEQLAGPETALAVGSPERIAEKILTQHQLFGHTRYMMQMDIGGVPFNRVAKAIELLATEVAPIVRRELRKQSQTVNAKA, via the coding sequence ATGAATATGAAAGATAATGGAGTAGAGCCAACGTTTGAATTCGGCCTTTATACATTAGGCGATTTATCGCCAGATATACAGACAGGCAAGCCCATTCATCCGGCACAACGACTGCGGGACATCGTAGAGGCAGCGAAGCTTGCGGATGAAGCGGGGATCGATGTGTTCGGCGTCGGCGAGCATCACCGATTGGATTTTGCCTTATCATCGCCGCCTGTCGTCCTCGCAGCTATTGCGCAAGCGACGAAGCATATCCGATTAACTAGCGCAACGACGGTACTTAGTACGGCGGACCCGGTCCGTGTCTTCGAAGATTTCGCAACGCTTGATTTGCTCTCGAACGGCCGTGCCGAGATTATCTCGGGCCGTGGAGCGTTCTTGGAATCATTCCCATTATTCGGTTATGCACGAGAGGATTACCATGCCTTATTCCAGGAAAACCTAACCTTGCTGCAGGAGCTAAATCGTCAGGCCAAAGTCACTTGGAAGGGGGCGTTCCGCAGCGATCTTGAAGGCGCTGAAATCGCACCAAGACCCGTACAGCCAGAGATTCCGCTATGGATCGGCGTCGGCGGTACACCGGCGAGCGCTGCGCTTGCAGGAACGTATGGTACGGGCATGGCTCTTGCGATTCTCGGAGGAGACCCGTCCAAGCTGCAGCATATCGTTGAGACCTATCGTCAAGCGGGGGAGAAGGCGGGACATGACCCACGACATTTGCAAGTGGGAATTACCAGTCACGGTTATATTGCTAAGACGACGGAGCAAGCCATGAGCGAATTTTACCCGTATTACGCGAATTACACCGCCCAGTTCAACGGGAATCGATTAGAGTCTACCACATTAACGCGAGAGGCATTCGAACAGCTTGCAGGTCCAGAGACGGCGCTAGCCGTGGGCAGTCCAGAGCGTATTGCGGAGAAGATTCTCACTCAACATCAATTATTCGGGCATACCCGTTACATGATGCAAATGGACATCGGCGGCGTTCCGTTCAATCGTGTTGCCAAAGCGATAGAATTGTTGGCAACCGAAGTGGCTCCCATCGTGCGACGCGAGCTACGCAAGCAATCGCAAACGGTGAATGCAAAGGCATAA
- a CDS encoding type 2 periplasmic-binding domain-containing protein codes for MGKFRKSLLLLTVSSLLVIAACGGKSDTGSTEKAAEKPADTTTVSAADEAFAKGKYDPPIEISTSLMPKTYTKGDTKENNVHDRWMLETFGIKYKDTWYPAGDAQYRQKLQLAITSGEKLPDFVPVPTDPVLTNQLIDSGQFIAIDELFDKYANKTWKEHTEQNPELWYPFTRDGKKYNLPIMEYTDNDDTILWLREDWMEKLNLQAPKTIADLENIMDKFKNQNPDGLPAKDVYPLAVSLKNNTNTWMGSLDWLFGAYGTIEEQWNKDADGNLVYGSIHPGAKQALAKLKEWMDKGYIHVDAALWDEGKSAEIWTKGAAGILPGANWVPDWPAPDLLKNVKGSKFKAYPVPAGPDGLMGTKWQNSGVNSSIMINKDAKHPEAIILYYNYLLDNLANPKAGSPYEYGFAKGYDWDVVDGQPTSSKDKIKDFNNSFPFITGPARIPDLYMKTLVKLADGQKPETPYEKQTAEFRKPENWYAAKVVMSQMDIRKQNYFTGAATPTMISKWNLLRQSEMETFNKIIYGKLPVDAFDQFVTSWKANGGDQITKEVNDWYKSVSAK; via the coding sequence ATGGGAAAATTCAGAAAATCATTGCTGCTTCTTACGGTTTCATCGCTGCTCGTGATCGCGGCTTGCGGCGGCAAATCTGACACCGGCAGTACGGAGAAGGCAGCAGAGAAGCCAGCCGACACAACAACCGTCTCCGCCGCAGATGAAGCATTTGCAAAAGGGAAATATGATCCACCGATTGAGATCAGTACGAGCTTAATGCCGAAAACCTATACAAAAGGCGACACGAAAGAGAACAACGTACACGATCGCTGGATGCTTGAGACTTTCGGTATTAAATATAAAGATACATGGTATCCTGCTGGCGACGCGCAATACCGTCAGAAGCTGCAGCTAGCAATCACTTCCGGTGAGAAGCTGCCGGATTTCGTCCCTGTTCCGACAGACCCAGTCTTAACGAACCAATTGATCGATTCCGGGCAATTCATTGCAATCGATGAGCTGTTCGATAAATATGCGAATAAGACTTGGAAAGAACATACGGAGCAGAATCCAGAATTATGGTACCCATTCACACGAGACGGCAAGAAGTACAACCTGCCAATCATGGAATATACCGATAATGATGATACGATCTTATGGCTCCGCGAAGACTGGATGGAGAAGCTGAATCTGCAAGCGCCGAAGACGATCGCGGACCTTGAGAACATTATGGATAAGTTCAAGAATCAGAACCCAGACGGCTTGCCTGCGAAGGATGTCTATCCACTCGCTGTGTCGCTCAAGAATAACACAAACACATGGATGGGCTCCCTGGACTGGCTATTCGGGGCATACGGTACGATTGAAGAGCAGTGGAATAAAGATGCGGACGGTAATTTGGTCTACGGATCGATTCACCCAGGTGCGAAGCAAGCACTCGCGAAACTAAAAGAATGGATGGATAAAGGATATATCCACGTCGATGCGGCATTATGGGATGAAGGTAAATCCGCTGAAATCTGGACGAAAGGCGCAGCGGGCATCTTGCCAGGCGCGAACTGGGTTCCAGACTGGCCGGCTCCAGACTTACTTAAGAACGTGAAGGGTTCGAAATTCAAAGCTTATCCTGTACCTGCCGGTCCAGATGGATTGATGGGAACGAAATGGCAGAACTCCGGCGTGAACAGCAGTATCATGATCAACAAAGATGCGAAGCATCCAGAAGCGATCATTCTCTACTACAACTATTTGCTTGATAACCTTGCGAATCCGAAGGCTGGCAGCCCGTATGAGTACGGTTTTGCCAAAGGCTATGACTGGGATGTCGTCGATGGTCAACCAACGAGCAGCAAAGATAAAATCAAGGATTTCAACAACAGCTTCCCATTCATTACAGGCCCTGCACGCATTCCGGATCTATACATGAAGACACTCGTGAAGCTCGCAGACGGCCAGAAGCCTGAGACACCTTACGAGAAGCAGACAGCTGAATTCCGTAAGCCAGAGAACTGGTATGCAGCGAAAGTTGTTATGTCGCAAATGGATATCCGCAAGCAGAACTATTTCACAGGTGCAGCAACACCTACAATGATCTCGAAGTGGAACCTGCTGCGTCAATCCGAGATGGAGACGTTCAATAAAATTATCTACGGTAAATTGCCAGTCGATGCATTTGATCAATTCGTTACGAGCTGGAAGGCGAATGGCGGCGATCAAATCACAAAAGAAGTCAACGATTGGTACAAATCCGTATCGGCTAAATAA
- a CDS encoding ABC transporter permease produces MNVLTRMWKREWPLHMMLLPGLILVLIFCYYPMAGIMMAFQKYIPNKGLLGSPFIGMKNFQLLIDYPDIGRVFLNTIYIAVMKIIAGLIVPITIAILLNELRKEWVKRTFQTLVYLPHFLSWVLLSGILVDILSPSAGILNQFLSIFGIKPIFFLGDNAWFPYVMVISDVWKEFGFGTIVYLAALTGINPSLYEAAEIDGAGRFKQILNVTLPGMMPIIILMLTLNIGNVLNAGFEQIFNLYSPPVYESADIIDTFVYRMGVQQAQFGFATAVGLLKSIVSFIFISVSYVLAYRIANYRIF; encoded by the coding sequence ATGAATGTATTGACACGAATGTGGAAGCGGGAGTGGCCACTTCATATGATGCTGCTTCCAGGATTAATTTTGGTATTGATCTTCTGCTATTATCCGATGGCTGGCATTATGATGGCTTTTCAAAAGTATATCCCGAATAAAGGTTTGCTCGGATCACCCTTTATTGGGATGAAAAATTTTCAGTTGTTAATCGATTACCCCGACATCGGGCGGGTCTTTCTGAACACGATTTACATTGCGGTTATGAAAATTATTGCCGGATTGATTGTGCCTATCACGATAGCGATTCTGCTCAATGAGCTGCGGAAAGAATGGGTCAAGCGGACGTTCCAGACGCTCGTATACTTGCCACACTTTCTATCTTGGGTTCTATTAAGCGGTATTTTGGTTGATATTCTTTCTCCATCCGCCGGGATCCTGAATCAATTTCTCAGCATATTTGGAATCAAGCCGATCTTCTTCTTAGGCGATAATGCCTGGTTTCCTTATGTGATGGTCATATCGGATGTATGGAAGGAGTTCGGGTTCGGGACGATCGTCTATCTGGCTGCATTGACCGGAATTAACCCATCGCTGTATGAAGCAGCTGAGATTGATGGGGCTGGGCGATTCAAGCAGATATTGAACGTCACTCTGCCAGGGATGATGCCAATCATTATCCTGATGCTCACACTCAATATCGGTAATGTATTGAATGCTGGCTTTGAGCAAATCTTCAATCTGTACAGCCCGCCGGTCTATGAAAGTGCGGATATTATCGATACATTCGTCTACCGTATGGGGGTCCAACAAGCACAGTTTGGATTCGCGACAGCGGTTGGGCTGCTTAAATCCATCGTATCCTTTATTTTCATTTCGGTTTCTTATGTCTTAGCCTATCGGATAGCGAATTACCGCATCTTCTAA
- a CDS encoding MarR family winged helix-turn-helix transcriptional regulator has product MADPTQKEELTSLKLLVVLSKAYKNVMDSVSKDIRSYDLSPSEFGILEVLHSKGRIPLQQIGEKILITSGTMTYNIDKLCKKGWIARIPSQEDRRVIFAELTEQGQTFFGQIFPQHANRIHDLMGGLTQAQKEEAIELLKLLGKGANGV; this is encoded by the coding sequence ATGGCGGATCCTACACAAAAAGAAGAGCTTACATCGCTGAAACTACTCGTCGTTCTCTCCAAGGCTTATAAGAACGTGATGGATAGCGTATCGAAGGATATTCGGAGCTACGATCTATCGCCTTCCGAATTCGGCATCTTGGAGGTGCTTCATTCGAAGGGGAGAATTCCGCTGCAGCAGATCGGGGAGAAAATTCTCATCACCAGCGGGACCATGACCTATAACATTGATAAACTGTGCAAGAAGGGCTGGATTGCGCGAATTCCTTCGCAGGAGGATCGGCGGGTTATTTTTGCAGAGTTGACAGAGCAAGGTCAAACGTTCTTCGGGCAAATTTTCCCACAGCATGCGAATCGAATCCATGACTTGATGGGCGGGCTAACCCAAGCGCAGAAGGAAGAGGCGATTGAACTGTTGAAGTTGTTAGGTAAAGGGGCTAATGGCGTGTAG
- a CDS encoding pirin family protein, translating to MSNFRPIEGIFRGAPFQMVGDGFRVSNYFPHGNPFLERLSPFVLLDYNSPHEFPPAETARGVGAHPHRGFETVTIAYDGYVEHHDNAGNHGIIGPGDVQWMTAGSGVLHKEYQEQSFAKRGGIMHMIQLWVNLPQASKMSKPKYQELLKDQMAYVALPDQAGTVRIIAGEYEGVKGPAETFTPVHLFDISLKKHGQARFTLPQGYNTAVLVLRGQVRINGESDAVSSDLVLFKNEPGEMLIEALTEDALVIVLSGEPIDEPIIQHGPFVMNTEREIVEAFRDLRIGKFGDPNF from the coding sequence ATGTCAAACTTTCGTCCGATCGAAGGAATTTTTAGAGGGGCACCTTTTCAAATGGTGGGTGACGGCTTTCGCGTATCGAATTATTTCCCGCACGGCAATCCTTTCTTGGAACGGCTAAGTCCATTTGTTCTGCTCGACTACAATTCACCGCATGAATTCCCGCCAGCCGAAACGGCAAGAGGGGTTGGAGCGCACCCGCACCGTGGATTCGAGACCGTAACGATCGCCTATGACGGGTACGTCGAGCATCATGATAATGCAGGCAACCATGGAATTATTGGACCGGGAGATGTGCAATGGATGACAGCAGGTTCCGGTGTATTGCATAAGGAGTACCAGGAGCAATCATTCGCAAAGCGTGGCGGGATCATGCATATGATTCAGCTGTGGGTGAATCTGCCGCAAGCGAGCAAGATGAGTAAGCCCAAATACCAAGAGCTGCTTAAAGATCAGATGGCGTATGTAGCATTGCCCGATCAAGCAGGTACTGTACGTATTATTGCAGGGGAGTATGAAGGTGTAAAGGGTCCAGCCGAGACTTTCACGCCGGTTCATCTTTTCGATATCAGCTTAAAGAAACACGGGCAAGCCAGATTCACGCTTCCCCAGGGCTATAATACGGCGGTGCTCGTTCTTCGAGGTCAAGTAAGGATCAATGGTGAATCCGATGCTGTGTCGTCTGATCTTGTCCTATTTAAGAACGAACCGGGCGAAATGCTGATCGAAGCTCTGACAGAGGATGCGCTTGTCATCGTGTTAAGCGGCGAGCCAATCGATGAGCCGATCATACAGCATGGTCCGTTCGTGATGAATACGGAGCGTGAGATCGTTGAAGCTTTCCGGGATTTGCGGATAGGCAAGTTCGGGGATCCAAATTTCTAA